From a region of the Campylobacter sp. genome:
- the speA gene encoding biosynthetic arginine decarboxylase, translating into MSDYGLNIWGNSNFTIDGGKLCLNSDFKQPLVDIIKEIRADGVRGPILLRFPHLIKKQIVEIYSNFNRAIKEFDYKGKFHAVYPLKVNQFPGFVKNLVDIGEPYGYGLEAGSKPELLLAMAYNKYGAPITVNGFKDKELINIGFIAAEMGHNVTLTIEGLNELETIIETAKERFAPKPFIGLRIRLHNSGSGLWAKSGGINSKFGLTSTELIEAISLLKKNDLIEQFTMIHFHIGSQITEIHPLKKALIEAGNIYTELRKMGAKNLKSINLGGGLAIEYSQAKESSSRNYTLKEYANDVVFLLKSIAEDKKEAEPDIFIESGRYVAASHAVLVAPILELFTQEYTEEKLALKKDNPPVVAELYDLYKTLKPSNALEYLHDAMSHMESVLTLFDLGYVDLIDRSNGEILVHLIMRKAYGILGNKQEYSNFLSSLGNAQERYLVNFSIFQSLPDFWGIKQHFPIMPLERLDERATLSASIWDITCDSDGEIEFDNQKNPLFLHDFDPEKEEYFLGFFLVGAYQEVLGMSHNLFAHPTEATVILHDDGGFEIKDFIESQSVIDILEDMDYDVVDIRESLNERIEKSDLIDAKEKKHILGELYLFLNDNSYLKTIK; encoded by the coding sequence ATGAGCGATTACGGACTAAATATTTGGGGGAATTCCAACTTCACGATAGATGGCGGCAAACTATGCCTAAACTCCGATTTCAAGCAGCCTTTGGTGGACATTATAAAAGAGATCCGCGCAGACGGCGTGCGAGGCCCGATACTGCTGCGCTTTCCGCACCTCATCAAAAAGCAGATCGTTGAAATTTACTCAAATTTTAACCGCGCCATTAAGGAGTTTGATTACAAGGGAAAATTCCACGCCGTCTATCCGCTTAAGGTAAATCAATTCCCGGGCTTCGTTAAAAATTTAGTCGATATCGGCGAGCCTTACGGATACGGGCTCGAGGCCGGCAGCAAGCCCGAACTGCTGCTAGCGATGGCGTATAACAAATACGGCGCGCCGATTACCGTAAACGGTTTTAAAGATAAGGAGCTTATAAATATCGGCTTCATCGCCGCAGAGATGGGGCATAACGTGACGCTTACGATCGAGGGGCTAAACGAGCTTGAAACCATCATCGAAACGGCCAAGGAGCGCTTTGCGCCAAAGCCTTTCATCGGGCTACGCATCAGGCTGCATAACTCCGGAAGCGGACTGTGGGCGAAAAGCGGCGGGATAAATTCAAAATTCGGTCTTACCTCGACCGAGCTTATAGAGGCGATAAGCTTACTCAAGAAAAACGATCTCATCGAGCAGTTTACGATGATTCATTTTCATATCGGCTCGCAGATTACAGAGATCCACCCGCTCAAAAAGGCCCTCATCGAGGCGGGCAATATCTACACCGAGCTTCGTAAAATGGGTGCGAAAAATTTAAAATCCATAAATTTAGGCGGAGGGCTCGCTATCGAATACTCCCAAGCCAAAGAAAGCTCCAGCCGCAACTATACGCTAAAAGAATACGCCAACGACGTGGTTTTTTTGCTAAAATCGATCGCAGAGGATAAAAAAGAGGCCGAGCCTGATATTTTTATTGAGAGCGGCAGATACGTAGCCGCCAGTCACGCAGTGCTCGTAGCGCCGATTTTGGAGCTTTTTACCCAAGAATACACAGAAGAAAAGCTCGCCCTAAAAAAGGATAATCCGCCGGTAGTCGCTGAACTATACGATCTGTATAAAACTCTAAAACCCTCCAACGCGCTAGAGTATCTGCACGACGCCATGTCGCACATGGAAAGCGTACTTACCCTTTTTGATCTGGGATACGTCGATCTGATCGACCGCTCAAACGGCGAAATTTTGGTTCATCTAATAATGCGAAAGGCGTATGGAATTTTAGGCAACAAGCAAGAATACAGCAATTTCTTAAGCTCCTTAGGCAACGCCCAAGAGCGCTATTTAGTAAATTTTTCGATCTTTCAAAGCCTGCCCGATTTTTGGGGCATCAAACAGCACTTCCCGATCATGCCGTTAGAGAGGCTGGACGAGCGCGCCACGCTATCTGCGTCGATCTGGGATATCACCTGCGATAGCGACGGCGAGATAGAATTCGACAATCAAAAAAATCCGCTCTTTCTGCACGATTTCGATCCTGAAAAAGAGGAGTATTTTTTGGGCTTTTTCCTTGTCGGAGCCTATCAGGAGGTGCTTGGCATGAGCCACAACCTCTTTGCACACCCAACAGAGGCGACCGTGATTTTGCACGATGACGGTGGCTTTGAGATCAAGGATTTTATCGAATCTCAATCGGTCATCGACATCTTGGAGGATATGGACTACGACGTAGTAGATATCCGCGAAAGCCTAAACGAGCGGATCGAAAAATCGGATCTCATAGACGCAAAAGAGAAAAAGCATATCCTGGGCGAACTATATCTGTTTTTAAACGACAATAGCTACTTAAAGACGATCAAATGA
- a CDS encoding c-type cytochrome — MRKTALVLALPLFFTPVLGFDVAKLNAKKAVPYEQKTQEFRLPVGIDENGVIDEAKLGDSPYAKTVIYGAKLINETTRYLGPQAKDEKMRFAGNNLSCSSCHTSGGVVPNQSPFVGIYARFPQYVARSDQLVTLQDRINGCFQRSMAGKAIPTNSKEMRAMIAYMHWLSAGYEVGAKVKGQGLPKAQFLDRAADPKKGREIYAAKCAACHGENGEGIKNEGFAQSGDYYTFPALWGDDSYNTGAGMYRLIEGARYVKATMPKGDASLSWEEAFDVTAYINSKPRKIKPDRKKDFPDLDVKQMDMDVGPYNDGFDENDHRFGPYKRMIKK, encoded by the coding sequence ATGAGAAAAACCGCCCTTGTTTTAGCGCTTCCGCTCTTTTTTACGCCCGTTTTAGGCTTTGATGTAGCCAAACTCAACGCCAAAAAAGCCGTGCCGTACGAGCAAAAGACGCAGGAGTTTAGGCTGCCCGTAGGCATCGACGAAAACGGCGTCATAGATGAGGCAAAGCTCGGCGACTCGCCTTATGCAAAGACCGTCATCTACGGCGCGAAGCTTATCAACGAGACGACGAGATATCTCGGACCGCAGGCAAAGGACGAAAAAATGCGCTTTGCGGGCAACAACCTATCCTGTTCGAGCTGTCATACGAGCGGCGGCGTCGTGCCCAATCAAAGCCCATTCGTGGGTATCTACGCGAGATTTCCGCAGTATGTCGCAAGATCAGATCAGCTAGTCACGCTGCAAGATCGCATAAATGGCTGTTTTCAGCGCTCTATGGCGGGCAAAGCGATCCCTACGAATTCCAAAGAGATGCGCGCGATGATCGCCTACATGCACTGGCTCTCCGCAGGATATGAGGTCGGCGCAAAGGTAAAAGGCCAGGGGCTGCCGAAGGCGCAGTTTTTAGACCGCGCGGCAGATCCTAAAAAAGGACGCGAAATTTACGCCGCAAAATGCGCCGCCTGCCACGGCGAAAACGGCGAAGGGATAAAAAACGAGGGGTTTGCTCAAAGCGGCGATTACTACACATTCCCCGCGCTTTGGGGCGATGACAGCTACAATACGGGCGCCGGTATGTATAGGCTCATCGAAGGAGCAAGGTATGTCAAAGCTACCATGCCTAAAGGGGACGCCTCGCTAAGCTGGGAGGAAGCTTTCGACGTGACGGCGTATATAAACTCAAAGCCGCGCAAGATCAAACCCGATAGGAAGAAAGATTTCCCTGACCTAGACGTCAAGCAGATGGATATGGATGTGGGGCCTTACAACGACGGATTTGACGAGAACGATCACCGCTTCGGCCCATACAAACGCATGATCAAAAAATAA
- a CDS encoding pyridoxal phosphate-dependent aminotransferase, which produces MKLTLSSRVSKLGESLTIAISTKAKQMKAQGQDVVILSAGEPDFDTAEVAKKAVIEAMAKGCGKYTPVAGTPEILNLIAQKLKRDNALNYRPDQIITNVGAKHSLFNAFNCILNEGDEVIIPAPYWVTYPEIVKFCGSKPVIVNTKAENRYKITASQLKAAITPHTKALCLFNPSNPAGAVYSRQELQELAEALKGTDILVIADEIYEKIVFGKSFIAAASISEDMFGRTVTINGLSKCGAMPGWRFGYTACAIDELNKAMINLQSQSVSNVASIVQAGAMLVLRGEADDYIEMMRREYERRRDFGTDAIGAIPGLSVVKPDGAFYFFIDCSQVEPDSMKFCMQLLDKGLVATVPGSGFGMDGHFRVSFACSMENLKRGFERIEKFVKDYHK; this is translated from the coding sequence ATGAAATTAACACTTTCAAGTCGCGTAAGCAAGCTCGGCGAAAGCCTAACGATCGCAATCAGCACCAAAGCCAAGCAGATGAAAGCTCAGGGGCAAGACGTCGTAATCCTAAGTGCGGGCGAGCCTGATTTCGATACTGCAGAGGTCGCCAAAAAAGCTGTCATAGAGGCTATGGCTAAAGGCTGCGGAAAATATACGCCGGTTGCCGGCACGCCTGAAATTTTAAATTTAATCGCGCAGAAGCTAAAGCGCGATAATGCTCTAAACTACAGACCCGATCAGATCATCACCAACGTCGGCGCCAAGCACTCGCTATTTAACGCCTTTAACTGCATCTTAAACGAAGGCGATGAGGTCATAATACCGGCGCCTTATTGGGTCACCTACCCCGAAATTGTAAAATTCTGTGGCAGCAAGCCCGTCATCGTAAACACAAAGGCGGAAAACCGATATAAAATCACCGCCTCACAGCTCAAAGCCGCGATCACGCCGCACACGAAGGCACTGTGCCTTTTCAACCCGAGCAACCCCGCAGGCGCCGTATATTCGCGCCAGGAGCTGCAAGAGCTTGCGGAAGCACTAAAAGGCACGGATATTTTAGTAATTGCCGATGAAATTTACGAAAAAATTGTCTTCGGCAAGAGCTTCATAGCCGCAGCAAGCATCAGCGAGGATATGTTCGGGCGCACCGTGACGATCAACGGGCTAAGCAAATGTGGCGCGATGCCCGGCTGGCGCTTCGGCTACACCGCCTGTGCGATCGATGAGCTAAATAAGGCGATGATAAACTTACAAAGTCAAAGTGTCAGCAACGTAGCAAGCATAGTCCAGGCAGGCGCTATGCTGGTGCTGCGGGGCGAGGCGGACGATTATATCGAAATGATGAGGCGCGAATACGAGCGTAGGCGCGATTTTGGCACGGACGCGATAGGTGCGATCCCAGGGCTTAGTGTCGTAAAACCAGATGGCGCATTTTATTTCTTCATAGATTGCTCTCAGGTAGAACCCGATAGTATGAAATTCTGCATGCAACTGCTAGATAAAGGGCTCGTAGCCACGGTGCCAGGAAGCGGATTTGGCATGGATGGGCACTTCCGCGTAAGCTTTGCGTGCTCTATGGAAAATCTAAAACGCGGCTTTGAGCGTATAGAAAAATTCGTAAAAGATTACCACAAATAG
- the hisS gene encoding histidine--tRNA ligase — MIKALRGMNDISGEQARIYSQILNVCERVARNYGFCLIETPKLEQTALFRRSVGESSDIVGKEMYEFSDKSGDSVCLRPEGTAGVVRAFIEKKLDRSGGVHKFYYQGSMFRYERPQKGRLREFHQFGVECFGQSSVYEDASVILMLAQILRELNVSATLKINSLGDEECMPAYKTKLVNFLQERKDRLCEDCQRRIDTNPIRVLDCKNESCQKILAAAPLITENLNDACAAEFAQLQRILTQNGQKFQIDAKLVRGLDYYCKTAFEFVSSELGAQSAVGGGGRYDRLVEFLGGRKTAGVGFAIGIERIAEILKTREAPQEREGIYIGALDEAFVSTAFSFALKLRKLCKTQISYEPKSLAKHLKAADGAEAKFCLCIGQDEFDRAEVWCKNLEDQSTFAIKFKEVEAFFKDRA; from the coding sequence ATGATCAAGGCACTCCGCGGTATGAACGATATTTCAGGCGAGCAGGCGCGCATCTACTCGCAAATTTTAAACGTGTGCGAGCGCGTGGCGCGCAATTACGGCTTTTGTCTCATCGAAACGCCCAAGCTCGAACAGACCGCGCTATTTCGCCGAAGCGTCGGCGAGAGCAGCGACATCGTCGGCAAAGAGATGTATGAGTTTAGCGACAAAAGCGGAGATAGCGTCTGCCTGCGCCCCGAAGGTACCGCAGGCGTCGTGCGCGCCTTTATCGAAAAAAAGCTAGACCGTAGCGGCGGCGTGCATAAATTTTATTATCAAGGCTCGATGTTTCGCTACGAGCGCCCGCAAAAGGGGCGCCTGCGCGAGTTTCATCAATTCGGCGTCGAGTGCTTCGGGCAAAGTAGCGTCTATGAGGATGCGAGTGTGATTTTGATGTTAGCTCAAATTTTACGCGAGCTAAATGTCTCCGCAACGCTTAAAATCAACTCTTTAGGCGATGAGGAGTGCATGCCGGCATATAAAACCAAGCTCGTAAATTTCTTGCAAGAGCGCAAAGATAGGCTCTGCGAGGATTGCCAAAGGCGTATCGACACCAATCCGATCCGCGTGTTGGACTGCAAAAACGAAAGCTGCCAGAAAATTTTAGCCGCCGCACCGCTTATAACTGAAAATTTAAACGACGCCTGCGCCGCGGAATTTGCACAGCTGCAAAGAATTTTAACCCAAAACGGACAAAAATTTCAGATCGATGCAAAACTCGTTCGCGGGCTTGATTACTACTGCAAAACCGCCTTTGAGTTCGTCTCAAGCGAGCTTGGCGCACAAAGTGCCGTAGGCGGCGGCGGGCGCTATGACAGACTCGTGGAGTTTTTAGGCGGCAGAAAGACGGCGGGCGTGGGCTTTGCGATCGGCATCGAGCGAATAGCAGAAATTTTAAAAACGCGCGAAGCCCCTCAAGAGCGCGAAGGGATTTATATCGGCGCGCTGGATGAGGCGTTTGTTAGCACGGCATTTTCATTTGCGCTAAAGCTGCGAAAGCTTTGTAAAACTCAAATTTCATACGAGCCCAAGAGCCTAGCCAAGCATTTAAAAGCAGCTGACGGGGCGGAGGCGAAATTTTGCCTTTGCATCGGGCAGGACGAGTTTGATCGCGCCGAGGTATGGTGCAAAAATTTAGAAGATCAAAGCACCTTTGCGATCAAATTTAAAGAGGTCGAAGCGTTTTTTAAGGATAGAGCATGA
- a CDS encoding LysR family transcriptional regulator, translating to MSLRHMEFAVKISELKSFTKAASELGIAQPSLSKSIMLLEKELGIEIFDRKNGLELTYAGEIYIARAKNMLRLNKELNNEIRGLSSIKTGKLVIGATSTSFKFIEKIIAMFYSRFSKADIRIVHAHSEPALIEMLKSGELDIVYAAHFGELFAEGLECEFIKKRRLLLSVCSSHPAVSRVSINSTEKYPKIALSEFKSDKFAISSKILKSESNFKKIFENAGFTPQIFCDTSYLYVANAMVAAGLCVSFSFARYIFETQKDYITLFDVADEPLLDVSFSVVYKKPSKLAKEFIKMIKAGKSGE from the coding sequence ATGAGCCTGCGACATATGGAATTTGCGGTAAAAATTTCGGAGCTTAAAAGCTTTACAAAGGCAGCGAGCGAGCTTGGAATCGCGCAGCCGTCGCTTTCAAAGAGCATTATGCTTTTAGAAAAGGAGCTCGGGATCGAAATTTTTGATAGAAAAAACGGCCTTGAGCTTACATACGCGGGCGAAATTTACATCGCCAGAGCGAAAAATATGCTTAGGCTCAATAAGGAGCTAAATAACGAAATCCGCGGGCTTTCGTCGATCAAGACGGGCAAGCTCGTAATCGGCGCGACCTCGACCAGCTTTAAATTTATCGAAAAGATCATTGCGATGTTTTACAGCAGGTTTTCCAAAGCTGACATCAGGATCGTGCACGCTCACTCCGAGCCCGCGCTCATCGAGATGCTAAAAAGCGGCGAGCTTGACATCGTCTATGCCGCGCACTTCGGCGAGCTTTTTGCCGAGGGGCTTGAGTGCGAGTTTATAAAAAAGCGCAGGCTGCTTCTAAGCGTCTGCTCCTCTCATCCTGCCGTTTCGCGAGTGAGTATAAATTCTACCGAGAAATACCCTAAAATCGCACTTAGCGAGTTTAAATCCGATAAATTTGCAATTAGCAGTAAAATTTTAAAAAGCGAATCGAACTTCAAAAAGATCTTTGAAAACGCCGGCTTTACGCCTCAAATTTTCTGCGACACCTCCTATCTGTACGTGGCTAACGCGATGGTCGCGGCGGGGCTTTGCGTGAGTTTCAGCTTCGCGCGGTATATTTTTGAGACGCAAAAGGACTACATCACGCTCTTTGACGTCGCGGATGAGCCGCTTTTGGACGTGTCGTTTTCGGTCGTGTATAAAAAACCCTCCAAGCTCGCAAAGGAATTTATAAAGATGATAAAAGCGGGCAAAAGCGGCGAGTAG
- a CDS encoding flavocytochrome c codes for MQRRDILKMGMVGAGALALSAVNAQASAVDAKDVKFDEEWDVIIIGSGFAGLAAGLKAAQKGNKVLILEKMGRIGGNSVINGGGMSVPMNPVQEKTGIKDSKELFMNDCLKAGLGINHPELLSTLADRGLDAFKFLVDNGVQFKMDHCAHFGGHSVARSMLTTNDSGSGYIQPMLEKFEALKDKGCELRRRAKFDDFVMDGDRVAGVVIREEYKFDPNLYSDDLENTSGTKKTLKAKKGVVLAAGGFCRDKIFRKLQDPRIPDDVDSTNHAGATAGVLLKAFEIGAYPVQVDWIQFGPWASPDEKGFGTAPILTQQGTFKYGIAVDVRTGKRFMNELADRKTRADAEFKILREDPKAYPITFADTKMAFKDLSEEVISKGMASGKLVGECASLDEIASKYGVPADALKESVKKYNEGVKAKKDEFGKQESALSEINEAGPFYVIRLSPKPHHTMGGLKINTKAEVLSSKTNKPIPGLWAAGEITGGTHGASRLGTVAITDCIVFGMIAGEQIA; via the coding sequence ATGCAGAGACGCGACATACTGAAAATGGGTATGGTAGGAGCCGGTGCACTCGCGCTTAGCGCGGTGAATGCGCAAGCAAGTGCTGTAGACGCAAAGGACGTCAAATTTGACGAAGAGTGGGATGTAATCATCATCGGTAGCGGCTTTGCTGGACTTGCGGCGGGCTTAAAAGCGGCGCAAAAAGGCAATAAAGTGCTAATCCTCGAAAAGATGGGCCGTATCGGCGGAAACTCCGTCATCAACGGCGGCGGTATGAGCGTGCCGATGAACCCCGTGCAGGAAAAAACGGGCATCAAAGACAGCAAAGAGCTATTTATGAACGACTGTCTAAAAGCAGGACTTGGCATCAACCACCCAGAGCTTTTAAGCACCTTAGCAGATCGCGGCTTAGACGCGTTTAAATTCCTCGTAGATAACGGTGTGCAATTTAAAATGGATCACTGCGCGCACTTCGGCGGACACAGCGTCGCGCGCTCGATGCTAACTACAAATGATAGCGGCTCTGGCTACATCCAGCCGATGCTTGAAAAATTTGAAGCGCTGAAAGACAAGGGCTGCGAGCTTCGCCGCCGCGCAAAATTTGACGATTTCGTAATGGACGGAGATCGCGTGGCAGGCGTCGTGATCCGCGAGGAGTATAAATTTGATCCAAATCTCTATAGCGACGATCTTGAAAACACCAGCGGCACCAAAAAGACGCTCAAAGCCAAAAAAGGCGTAGTGCTCGCAGCGGGCGGATTTTGCCGCGATAAAATTTTCCGCAAGCTTCAAGATCCGCGCATCCCTGATGACGTCGATAGTACAAATCACGCGGGAGCTACCGCGGGCGTGCTACTAAAAGCCTTTGAGATCGGTGCGTATCCGGTGCAGGTCGATTGGATCCAGTTCGGTCCGTGGGCGAGCCCTGATGAGAAGGGCTTCGGTACCGCTCCAATCCTAACTCAGCAAGGCACCTTTAAATACGGTATCGCCGTGGACGTGCGCACGGGCAAGCGCTTTATGAACGAGCTTGCAGATCGCAAGACTCGCGCGGATGCGGAGTTTAAAATTTTACGCGAGGATCCAAAAGCCTATCCGATAACCTTCGCCGATACCAAAATGGCGTTTAAAGACCTAAGCGAAGAGGTTATTTCTAAAGGCATGGCAAGCGGTAAGCTAGTGGGCGAATGCGCGAGTCTAGATGAGATCGCTAGCAAATACGGCGTACCTGCGGATGCTTTAAAAGAGAGCGTTAAGAAATACAACGAAGGCGTTAAGGCGAAAAAAGACGAGTTTGGCAAGCAAGAAAGCGCGCTTAGCGAGATCAACGAAGCGGGACCTTTCTACGTCATCCGCCTATCGCCGAAGCCTCACCACACGATGGGCGGTCTAAAGATCAACACCAAAGCCGAGGTCTTATCATCTAAGACGAATAAACCGATCCCTGGGCTTTGGGCTGCAGGCGAGATCACCGGCGGAACTCACGGCGCGAGCCGCTTAGGCACCGTCGCGATCACCGACTGCATAGTTTTCGGAATGATCGCAGGCGAGCAGATCGCTTAA
- the cysE gene encoding serine O-acetyltransferase has protein sequence MSFWQILKQDFTEPLRQDPACNSLFEIFFCYPGVWALINYRFAHFFYERGFKLIARAISGLTRIITAVDINPGARIGSGVFFDHATGLVIGETAIIGDNCLIYQGVTLGGVSLEHGKRHPTLQNGVVVGAGAKVLGNITIGENSKIGANSVVVKDVAPNCTAVGVPARILGGCESDPLAHNKIPDISQELIKYLIKRIEILEDCICSGRKDIAAMDEDLNKFYEEYLKSLK, from the coding sequence ATGAGTTTTTGGCAAATTTTAAAACAGGACTTCACCGAGCCCTTGCGTCAAGATCCCGCATGCAATAGCCTATTTGAGATATTTTTCTGCTATCCAGGCGTCTGGGCGCTAATAAATTACCGCTTCGCGCATTTTTTCTATGAGCGAGGTTTTAAGCTTATAGCTCGCGCGATCAGCGGACTTACCCGCATAATCACCGCCGTAGATATAAACCCGGGCGCACGTATCGGCTCGGGCGTGTTTTTCGATCACGCCACGGGGCTTGTCATCGGAGAAACGGCAATCATCGGCGATAACTGTCTGATCTATCAGGGCGTCACTCTCGGCGGCGTGAGCTTAGAGCACGGTAAGCGCCATCCGACGCTGCAAAACGGCGTCGTAGTTGGTGCAGGAGCTAAAGTGCTAGGCAACATCACCATCGGCGAAAATTCCAAAATCGGCGCAAATTCCGTCGTCGTAAAGGATGTCGCGCCAAACTGCACCGCCGTGGGAGTGCCGGCTAGAATTTTAGGCGGCTGCGAGAGCGATCCTTTGGCGCATAACAAAATTCCAGATATCAGCCAGGAGCTTATCAAATATCTCATCAAGCGTATCGAAATTTTGGAAGATTGCATCTGCAGCGGCAGAAAAGATATCGCCGCAATGGATGAGGATCTAAATAAATTCTACGAAGAGTATCTAAAATCATTAAAATAA
- the recG gene encoding ATP-dependent DNA helicase RecG: MGALRDCAVQPTHYQTKTIQTAAAQATTAIPTIAQIASEAETIHAADAVRSAAVTQISGAAILRTLKFVEILNYLQKLSAKKTSFPAQIYPLHDISDWLASLPFEPTRDQLSAIKDIASDLQSPLARRRVVMGDVGSGKTLVILASAAMNYPRISYLMAPTSILAEQIYAEALRLLPPQIKVLLVKSGDREPNFAGAHLIIGTHALLYHELAPSNLIMVDEQHRFGSNQREKIARLTGSGEFRAHFIQFSATPIPRTLSMIQSELVSFSFLKQLPFEKQIKTKILQNDEFTGFMQDLRRELAAGNQAIIVYPLVQQSESSVYQSLEEAAPFWKAQFPDVLITHGSDKDKEEVLRRFRDEGRLLITTTIVEVGISLPRLSVILIVGAERMGLASLHQLRGRVGRKGQAGRCYLYTKLKSPPQRLREFAATLDGFKVANIDLKNRQGGDLLGGSVQHGAMFAWYDYEEDVTAAAKQRLKDTGRGA; encoded by the coding sequence ATGGGCGCTTTGCGCGATTGTGCCGTGCAACCTACGCATTATCAAACCAAAACTATCCAGACCGCAGCCGCCCAAGCTACAACCGCCATACCTACAATCGCTCAAATCGCAAGCGAGGCTGAAACTATCCATGCCGCCGATGCCGTCAGGAGCGCAGCCGTTACGCAGATAAGCGGTGCTGCGATTTTACGCACGCTGAAATTTGTCGAAATTTTAAACTACCTGCAAAAGCTAAGCGCGAAAAAAACGAGCTTTCCTGCGCAAATTTACCCGCTGCACGACATTTCGGACTGGCTAGCCTCGCTGCCTTTCGAGCCTACGCGCGATCAGCTAAGCGCGATAAAGGACATCGCTAGCGATCTGCAAAGCCCTCTGGCGCGCCGCCGCGTTGTCATGGGCGACGTAGGCAGCGGCAAGACGCTCGTCATCCTCGCTAGCGCGGCGATGAATTACCCGCGCATCAGCTATCTGATGGCGCCTACGAGCATCTTGGCCGAACAAATTTACGCCGAAGCTCTCCGTCTGCTGCCGCCGCAGATTAAGGTCCTGCTCGTAAAAAGCGGCGATCGCGAGCCGAATTTTGCGGGCGCGCACCTTATCATCGGTACTCACGCCCTGCTCTACCACGAGCTCGCGCCGTCAAATCTCATAATGGTCGATGAGCAGCACCGCTTCGGCTCGAACCAGCGCGAAAAGATCGCGCGCCTCACGGGGAGCGGCGAGTTTCGAGCGCATTTCATTCAATTTAGCGCCACGCCGATACCGCGCACGCTAAGCATGATCCAGTCCGAGCTCGTGAGCTTTAGCTTTTTAAAACAGCTGCCGTTTGAAAAACAGATCAAAACCAAAATCCTGCAAAACGACGAATTTACGGGCTTTATGCAGGATCTGCGCCGCGAGCTCGCCGCGGGCAATCAAGCGATCATCGTCTATCCTCTCGTGCAGCAAAGCGAAAGCTCGGTCTATCAAAGCCTTGAGGAGGCGGCGCCGTTTTGGAAGGCTCAATTCCCCGATGTGCTGATCACCCACGGCAGCGACAAGGACAAGGAGGAGGTCCTGCGCCGCTTCCGCGACGAGGGGCGGCTACTGATAACTACGACGATCGTCGAAGTGGGCATCTCGCTGCCGCGGCTTAGCGTCATCCTAATCGTAGGCGCCGAGCGGATGGGGCTTGCGTCGCTTCATCAGCTGCGCGGACGCGTCGGGCGTAAGGGACAGGCGGGGCGCTGCTACCTCTACACCAAGCTCAAATCCCCGCCGCAGCGCTTGCGCGAGTTCGCAGCGACGCTGGACGGATTTAAGGTCGCAAATATCGATCTGAAAAACCGCCAGGGAGGCGATCTGCTGGGCGGCTCGGTGCAGCACGGCGCGATGTTTGCGTGGTACGATTACGAAGAGGACGTGACGGCTGCAGCAAAACAGCGACTGAAAGACACAGGACGGGGTGCATGA
- a CDS encoding cytochrome c3 family protein: MKNFSFTALFLCCIIATLFGAPSANDANATNIVVSDELRAKYKIKPHHEHLAFDCVDCHVNQGSDPSKFKSIGDKGCISCHGDKKQLALRLKFMDTLKANPHNSVHDGPTLYCDECHNEHKASTNMCTECHEHEVPQWMGVTP, from the coding sequence ATGAAAAATTTCAGTTTTACGGCGCTGTTTCTGTGCTGTATCATCGCGACTTTGTTCGGCGCGCCGTCTGCCAACGACGCCAACGCCACGAACATAGTCGTTTCAGATGAGCTTCGGGCAAAATACAAAATCAAACCTCATCACGAGCATTTGGCGTTTGACTGCGTCGATTGCCACGTAAATCAAGGAAGCGATCCGTCTAAATTTAAAAGTATCGGCGACAAAGGCTGTATCAGCTGCCACGGCGACAAAAAGCAGCTCGCTTTGAGGCTTAAATTTATGGATACGCTCAAGGCCAATCCGCACAACTCCGTCCACGACGGTCCTACGCTATACTGCGACGAATGCCACAACGAGCACAAGGCATCTACGAATATGTGTACCGAATGCCACGAGCACGAAGTGCCGCAATGGATGGGGGTGACGCCATGA